The Montipora foliosa isolate CH-2021 chromosome 6, ASM3666993v2, whole genome shotgun sequence genome includes the window tggactccactcagtcctattaccactATTTACTGTGATTTGGGCCCCTggtcttttttatttatttagtaacTTACTTTATTTTTTGATTTAGTACAATGCGTTCCAACCGCTCAAGTGCTCCTTTGTGAACTATAAATCCCATGAGCAAAACcaaaaaaccttaaattttAAGACAAATGGCTCTGAATTTTTCTTTCTAACATACAATAACACTTTTTTAAGTCGTACCAGCGTTTTGAGAGATTTAACTCAAAACGGCGAGTTTCCATAGTTGTAATTTCAGTGGGTTATTATGTCAATCCTCGACTTGAACTATATGTCATGAAACGTTGTGCGTACTTCATGAAAGTGTGTTTCGTGTTTAATCATAATAATTGTAATTTCCTCGACTGTGATTCGtttaaaaaactcctatttCCCACTAATTCACTTTCCAAGTTGTTGTCAGACAgtttgttatcggacagtttaataagccaatcacattcaaagttgtagtttaaatcaaccaatcacattcaaaattgtagtttaaatcaaccaaacACAACCTTGgtccttggtttcaatcaccatagaaacagtgtacagaccCCTAAATTGGGgctctatttctttcttttttgttctttctttcagaTCGATATTAAACAACTTACGgctcctttgtcagtcttttaatgcaaattttccatttcttttataacttggctcttcttcttttctccgaaattgtaatttttatgattaattggtaaaaggacttcgtgtcgtccaattcggtctgtaatcatattcgtgataaacaaatcggctgcgcggtcgtccgattttgttttcactcgtacgattacagaccgaattggactccactcagtcctataaTTTACCACTACTAATACAAATACAATTTTTAATTACACGATAATTGTCTTTCTTACCAGTTGTTAAAGATACGAACAAGAGCTTTCTTCGAGGGCTTACACCCCTTAAAAATACTTGTTACAATACTGATAGCATAAGTCACTTTGACAATGGTGTCGTGTCGGATTTTATCGTTCCCTTTTTGCTTGATGTCATCATCCTCGAATATCGAATGGGTTCCGTTCCGAGTCTGAATAGTTCTGTAGATGTCAGAGCTTCAGTTTTGGCTGGAAATTGCGTTTACCAGCGTGTTCATTATAGTTTGTCGAACACCTTTCAATTTCCAGCAGTAAATTAGTGGGTCCAGAGATGAATTTAACAACAACACAGTTAAAGTGTATTGGTGAACTGCCTTCAGCGCAGCGAGACTAGGATAAACGCTGATAAACCCCAGAACACAAATGTTTGGCAGATAGCACACCAAAAACAAGACGTAGACGTGAATTGTCATGAAGGCAGATGTCCTCAGCCTTCTGGCGTTCGTCACATTAGGCGCGTTTTCTTGTATTGTGGGCTGCACTTGAAGAGAATGGATTTGATGAGCGTGGCGTCGTACGGTTGCGTATATCTTGGAGTTTAGAACTCCGCAGACAACGAAACACGATACTACGACGATGGCAAACAACACATATGCGATATGGATCGGGATCTGCGGCCAAATTAACGGGATAAGTCCGCTCAAGACCCAAACCGAGATCACAGCTGTTACGACTCGTTGGTAAGTCACAAGTTCCTGGTACCTGAGGTGTAGATGGATCGCCAAGAATCTGTCCAAGCTTAAAGACAGAACACCGAAGAACGAAGCATAAGCGAACTGACTGCTCACAGTTATATAAACTGTGTAAAAAGTTGGAAAGCTTGTGAGATCTGCTTGCAACTCTAGGGCGAGACGTGTGATGTACAATGGATGGCCCAGTATGCCGACACCAAGATCAGAAACGGCCAAACTCAGTAGCAATGCTTTCAAAGGCTTTGGTACAGGGGGAGTTTTTCTCAAGGCGTAGATTGTGGCACCATTCAACGTTATGGCAAAGAAGCACAATACGGCGTTCAAGACAATGTTGGCGATGTTTGACGAGTACAAGGCGCCTACCATCGTGGTAGAGAACTTATTTCCTTGAGATTGATTTCCAAAgcttgtaagtttctttttttattgtGTTATAAAAGACAGTTGCATTCGCGAATATGAATGCTCTTTCAAATTGCCGACTGTTATTCAGTTTTTGGAGAATACTGTCAAtttcaaatgaaattatttCCGGTGTGGCTGATATCAGTAGCACTGCTGCAGCAATAAAACATGAGAAAATCAAGATCATTATGATCATATGTTTCCATAATTTTCTAGAATTTCTAATACGCCTCTCCCATACCAAATTGTtgattttattgaatttaaggTAAGAATAAGgacattttactctttctactaATTTTATGCGCTGATGTCAGGAAGGATTTTGTCAACGAAACCATGTTTTAACCTTGTGTTTATCTCTTCGACACTCCAAACTCTTGGCTCCTGTGAAGATcttctaaaatttcttttaaaatgttctttaaaaCTTCGGTAAGAAGAAGAAGTATTAAAAAAGTTTTGGCAGATTAATTTCGCCCTATGCCGAGCCTCTTCAATGCCTTTGTTCAAAGGCCATCAaggacattttaattttaattttatctgTCTAAGTAATAACTATGACCTCTGTGAAACCTATAAGATTGTCTCCATTTCCTCATCAGACGGGTGATAATTAGACCTTTTGTAACAATCTGTTTGAGCGTCAGTTACCCGACCAAGAAATATTACCTTTGATACTGCCGTGGGTTGATTCGAGGATTCGTCTTCAGTTGACGTAAAAGCCCTCGAGGCAATTTTTATTTCCGCTCCAGGAAGTCAGGAATAAGATAAACGAGCTTTGTTTAAGGAGGGTAGCCTAACTAACTGATGTCTATTTTCTAACTTATCGCCCTCCACAAATTTTAATCAACTGCAATCAAGTCAGGGGTTtgcttttgaggagaggggtaaGCTTTAtgtaagtgtcaactgtatttagcgctggaacactaattgATGACACTGTAAAGAAATcgaatcaagtcaaatcaaattttagGTTGTTTTCTTTAGGAGAAGGGattacccagagaaaaaaagctCTCAGAGCAAAGTAGCGaatcaacaaactgaagtgACATATGACGTCAAGTCTGGGGATCGAGCCCAAGCCACAtcggtgggaagcgagtgcccTCACCGTCAGGTCAAATGTACACTCGATTGTGTAAAGGATTCATATGTCAATAAGAacaaaaaataaagacaaaaaaacaatggactgtaggtacaaacaaaacaaatgtttaaAGGGGTTCTGTCACTTAAGAGAAGTTTATTTTGTGAAGTTTTACTAATTGCTCGACCGGAAAGTCGAAAGTGCAGACTGGCCTTTGCAGACCAGTAATCTGCAGGTCGGTCCATTTTGTCAGCGGCTTCaatttcattcaacattcgcgatgtcattcgcgataacaaaagaaatgatttgTTGAAGGAAAGtgtaaacgcttttaaactgATTCAACATCATcaattcaacatgtttcaacacggaaAGGGCTGGGCAAACGGTTCATCAAAATCGAACGAATGTTGAAGCTGTTTTCCGGGGTCTTTCAAAGtttgcaacatttcttttgttatcgcgaATGTTTAATGAAGTTGAGGCCGGTTTCCCCCATGTTTCAACATTGAtgggtatgcgcgtgcgcactgaTCAGGCTGTCAATGACGTGTCCGTATCCGTATCCATAGAAGCAACCGCAGCCAGTCTCCAACAGTCAACATCGttcggatgttgaagcaaatgttgaaactgtttgcccaGGCCTTTAGGCCAATAACAAGCGATTTAATTATTCGCTATTTTCTATTCATTAACAGGTAGTTTCCAGTGTTGAGAATGAAAGCAAACCCGTCCAAGCTTTAGATGTGTCACAAGATGGACGGCGGTTGGTCATTGGTGGCACAGGAAACTGTGTTCAAATTGTGATGCTTACGTGAGATTGACAGTGAACATGTTTGGGACTTCCCGGCGATTCGAGGCTTTCATTAGTCAAGTCAAATCAAGTTGATTTATCATGAAACTCCTTTGAAAGTCCATCTCTGTTAATTGACAAGTTTCGTCCTTCTTCTTCCGGATTGTGAAATGGCTGGATATGGTTCTATGATTCAAGACATGGCGAAAGCAACCATTAAGTTCGCTTttctgaaatttttttttttttctcccagTTTCCATGAGTGTTATATTCGGGCTTTTTGGAAACACCGACTTCGTTAATCCAGCATTAAGGCTATTTTAGCctttaaaaagttatttacagcaattttcCAGACACGTACGTACATGTTTCCCTATAATTTAGAAGAGTGAAACTTTCAatgtactttaaaaaaaaaaactttaaaggCAGATggatatattttttcaaaataaacattttaactAGTCCAGTGATAGTTAAAGACCGCTTTCACTTagggtggctgaacacagtttttgatgcATACGTTTCATTTAACCTTTTCTATAAAACCCTTGTTCCTTTGGGCGACCGAAAATGGTAGCTGAGCAAGTTAAAAACACGAACTTAGGTTTTTTGCTAGTTATCTGACGTAttgccgttgccatggcaacatgaataaatataaacaggtctttaaaatcggttttgtttctttgcagaaaatctggtcgttagattttctttataatatgCATGCAACAAGCGTGTAAAATTAGGCCGGAATGACAAAAAGTTTAATTGCCACCCCTGTCTTCATGTGTTTTTATCACAGCGATATATAAGAAGGGCTTCCACTGCGCCAGCGTTGCTCTCGCGGTAAAGACTATTTTTCTTAAGCCGGAATGACAGATAGAGCAGGGAGCACAGTTATGGCCTGTAAATGGCTTTACAAAACTCCATAACCGCTGCAGATTCTTTGATTAGCCTAAGTGGGATGGTGTCGTGTCCAGGttctggttgttcaaaagccggttaACGCTAAACCAGATCAAAAATTAACTaaggaatttatttctctactcctaaatgaTGTTCATCGCTGATactcggcaaaactttacattagaagaagtcaatcttgaaaaacaaaaataagcaaaagaaacgttcaccaaaagttgaaaacatgaaacattatagtttacgctaatcctagaCCGGATTAAGAAaatcgtctttcgaacaaccgggcccacgCGATTCGGGaaaattgatttcttttaataGGGACTCGACGTGAGATTCGCTCGTTGAATGAAAGCTGAAGCAAACTcagaatggccgtttttatactagagacgcataattcgtctgggacgaacttgcgcaaacattttttctgcgtctgttaaattcgtctagtgtaaagacgggcacgggacgcattatgcgtctg containing:
- the LOC138004997 gene encoding melanocyte-stimulating hormone receptor-like, whose amino-acid sequence is MVGALYSSNIANIVLNAVLCFFAITLNGATIYALRKTPPVPKPLKALLLSLAVSDLGVGILGHPLYITRLALELQADLTSFPTFYTVYITVSSQFAYASFFGVLSLSLDRFLAIHLHLRYQELVTYQRVVTAVISVWVLSGLIPLIWPQIPIHIAYVLFAIVVVSCFVVCGVLNSKIYATVRRHAHQIHSLQVQPTIQENAPNVTNARRLRTSAFMTIHVYVLFLVCYLPNICVLGFISVYPSLAALKAVHQYTLTVLLLNSSLDPLIYCWKLKGVRQTIMNTLVNAISSQN